In Drosophila simulans strain w501 chromosome 3R, Prin_Dsim_3.1, whole genome shotgun sequence, a single window of DNA contains:
- the LOC6729646 gene encoding putative uncharacterized protein DDB_G0271606 — MELKVWVEGIQRIVCGVTVNTTCQDVVFALAHATGKVGRFTLIERWRNNERHLAPNENPMKLLLKWGEYANDVQFILQRSENKTQQQQQQQQQNNNNNNNYAVMTTTKKPLGPNNNNNNKPAPTLLKQKSNVELSYRTKELKKSFGGYDAKQFDNIGIVKGIPQQQQLQSQQPGMGAPASPPQEQLTPQDNNNVAPLVPKHEKSLSNPLDMTSTGSNAPAPANGYNDFYNNNSSSNQHIYSQLSKSSNELRRSSPNEMYYNNNNNIVNNNNNSPELYKQTPTISANGALVPPPYRDPPPPRNSPMCQGQRLASSNADTMSNASSSTNPFLSDYDQHSSHNTNSINNNSQAMEEGEPMFQTTQYNDLLQLIKFQREKITAQQMELQKFDTEIVYLESKERDHAHELDAISREISKADQIFRQGSEQLQTLQYVEEENELVKQQEKTLKSEIALLRSKLANCETELLQCKNKMRLLMDDIELEQQQQQQTNRQTVERDFLMEMERIQSEIDQALHNTDTSNKTADTLKKELLMIEHAIADKKRQVEQLVNEMKEVNLQSLTVTTTEEIKHLLEGPNKQGSSRRIIGSPRQLETAVPTSKNPHGVWV, encoded by the exons ATGGAGCTGAAAGTTTGGGTCGAGGGCATCCAGCGGATAGTTTGCGGCGTTACAGTGAACACCACATGTCAG GATGTGgtttttgctttggcccatGCCACTGGAAAAGTGGGCAGATTCACTTTAATCGAAAGGTGGCGCAATAACGAACGACACCTGGCCCCCAATGAGAATCCAATGAAGCTGCTGCTCAAATGGGGCGAGTATGCAAATGATGTGCAGTTTATATTACAACGTtcggaaaacaaaacgcagcagcagcaacaacagcagcagcagaacaataataataataacaactaTGCTGtgatgacaacaacaaaaaagccgctggggccgaacaacaataacaataataagcCAGCGCCCACTTTACTAAAGCAAAAGTCGAACGTCGAACTCAGCTACCGCACAAAGGAATTGAAAAAAAGTTTCGG GGGCTACGATGCCAAGCAGTTCGACAACATTGGAATCGTCAAAGGGattccgcagcagcagcaattgcagtCACAACAACCGGGCATGGGAGCACCGGCGAGTCCACCACAGGAGCAGCTGACACCGCAGGATAACAATAATGTGGCACCACTGGTGCCGAAGCATGAGAAATCGCTGTCCAATCCGCTGGACATGACCAGCACGGGTAGCAATGCACCCGCACCTGCAAATGGCTACAATGACTTctacaacaataacagcagcagTAATCAGCATATATACAGCCAGCTGAGCAAATCCAGCAATGAACTCCGACGCTCCAGTCCCAACGAGATGTactacaacaataataacaatattgtcaataacaataataactcACCGGAGCTGTACAAGCAAACGCCGACGATTTCCGCGAATGGAGCTTTAGTCCCGCCTCCATATCGTGACCCGCCACCCCCGAGAAACAGCCCAATGTGCCAGGGTCAGcgtttggccagcagcaatgCGGACACCATGTCCAATGCCTCCTCCTCGACGAATCCGTTCCTCAGCGACTACGATCAgcacagcagccacaacacTAATAGCATTAACAATAATAGCCAGGCCATGGAGGAGGGTGAGCCCATGTTCCAGACCACGCAGTATAACGATTTGCTGCAGCTCATCAAGTTTCAGCGGGAGAAGATCACAGCCCAGCAAATGGAATTGCAAAAG TTCGATACGGAAATAGTTTATTTGGAAAGCAAAGAACGCGACCACGCCCATGAGTTGGATGCCATTTCGCGTGAGATTTCCAAGGCGGATCAAATCTTTCGGCAAGGAAGCGAACAGCTCCAGACTCTGCAGTATGTGGAAGAAGAAAACGAACTGGTCAAACAGCAGGAGAAGACTTTGAAATCGGAAATAGCTCTACTGCGATCCAAGCTGGCCAATTGCGAAACAGAGCTGTTACAATGCAAGAACAAAATGCGCTTGCTGATGGATGACATTgagctggagcagcaacagcagcagcagaccaATAG GCAAACTGTTGAGCGAGACTTCTTGATGGAAATGGAGCGCATTCAGAGCGAAATCGACCAGGCCCTGCACAACACTGACACttcaaacaaaacagcagATACTTTGAAGAAGGAACTACTCATGATCGAGCATGCCATTGCGGACAAGAAGCGGCAGGTGGAGCAGCTGGTCAACGAGATGAAGGAGGTGAATTTGCAGAGTCTGACTGTGACCACCACGGAGGAGATCAAGCATCTGTTGGAAGGACCCAACAAGCAGGGCAGCAGCCGGCGGATCATCGGTTCGCCGAGGCAACTTGAAACGGCGGTTCCGACCAGTAAAAATCCTCATGGCGTGTGGGTTTAA